The region TGGATGAGTGTAAGGAGCTGATAGCTAGTGGGCAAATAGCTGATGCTAAGACAATCATCGCCATCCAGTACTGGGAGTTAAATAAAAAATAATAACAGGAGGGTATATCTTGCCTAAGCCCATTTTAACGGATGAGATTATACGAGAACACAAAAATAAGGAAAAACGCCTGGACCGTCAAATCAAGGAAGAGATGATGGATGACACCAAGCTTATCAGGAAGTATGATAAGCTTGAGCGTGACCTGCAAAAAAAACAGGTTCATAAGAGTCGCCGGATTGAAAATGCAAAAAGAAGCGAGCGAAATAAAAATATCAACAAGTGGATTTTCATCCTAATTATTTTAATCTCCCTTTTGACCTTTGCCGTCCTTAAGTTATAAGGATTCATCTTCAGCAAAAAAATTAATTTTTTGAGGTCGTGATATCTAAAGGTGTTGAAATTAATGTGGTGGGTAAATCTAATACACTACTCACATTTATGCACATTGTAGAAAGCAGTAAAAATGAAAATTGGAATAATCGCTGCCATGGACGAAGAACTTCGCCTGCTGACTGAGAATTTACAGTCCAGTCAAAAAGCCATGGTTCATGGAAATGTCTACTATGAAGGCCTTCTTGGTCGTCATGAGGTTGTCCTTGTAAAATCAGGGATTGGAAAGGTCATGAGTGCCCTTGCAGTTGGTATTTTGGTGGATCGATTTAAGGTTGATGCCATCATTAATACTGGTTCTGCTGGAGGGGTCGGTGCTAATCTTTCTGTGGGTGATTTGGTCATAGGAGACCGTCTTGCCTATAATGATGTTGATGTCACAGCATTTGGTTATGCTTACGGACAGATGGCTGGTCAAGAACTTTACTATGAATCAAGTAAATATTTCGTGTCTGAGCTAAAAAAAGTAACCGATGATCAGGCCAAGGTTGGTCTTATTACAAGTGGCGATAGCTTTATTTCTAGTCAGGAAAAAGTCAACCAAATTAAGGAACACTTTCCGCAGGTCTTGGCTGTTGAAATGGAAGGGGCAAGTATAGCCCAAGCAGCTCATAATCTGAACAAACCCTTTGTCATCTTAAGGGCCATCAGTGACAATGGTAATGAGGAAGCAAGCGTAAGTTTTGATGACTTTATCATTGAGGCAGGCAAAAAATCAGCCCAGGTTATTTTAGACCTATTAAAGGAGATGAAGTAGAGCTAGGTGCTCTACTTTTTTTACGTATAAAAGGTTATAATAGACAGGTGAAACTTTAGACATGAGGGCTTAAAAAAGCCTGGATAAAGAGAAAAGGAAAGAATTATGTATACAGCAAAAAATGATGATGGCCTTGCCCTTCATACAGACCTCTACCAAATTAATATGATGGAGACCTATTTTGAGATGGGTATTTCTGAAAAAAGAGCCGTTTTTGAGGTTTATTTTAGAAAATTACCCTTTGAAAATGGTTATGCCGTCTTTGCAGGCCTTGAAAGGATTGTCGATTACTTGAGCAATCTTAAATTTACAAAAAAAGATTTGGCCTATCTTGAAGATTTGGGCTATTCAAGAAAATTTTTGAACTACTTGAGATGTATGAAATTTACCTGTACGGTAAACAGTGCTCGTGAGGGAGATTTAGTTTTTCCAAATGAACCCATTCTTCAGGTTGAAGGTCCCATTGCCCAGTGCCAATTGATTGAGACCGCCATCCTAAATATCATCAACTTTCAAACCTTAATTGCAACCAAGGCTGCAAGAATTAGATCAGTTATTGATGATGACCTTCTTCTTGAATTTGGGACAAGAAGGGCCCAGGAGATGGATGCTGCCCTTTGGGGAGCACGGGCTGCAGTTATTGGTGGGGCTGATGCGACCAGCAATGTCCGTGCTGGAAAATTATTTGGCATTAAAACAAGTGGTACTCATGCCCATTCCCTGGTTCAAGCTTACGGTAGTGACTACGAGGCTTTTAAGGCCTATGCCAAAACCCACAAGGATTGTGTCTTTTTGGTTGATACCTTTGATACCTTATCAATCGGGGTACCAGCAGCCATCAGGGTGGCCCGTGAACTAGGTGATACCATTAATTTTCTTGGTGTAAGAATTGACTCTGGTGACATGGCCTACCTTTCCAAAGAAGTTAGAAAGCAACTTGATGCGGCAGGTTTTGAACAGGCAAAAATCTATGCTTCAAATGATTTGGATGAAAATACCATCTTAAATTTAAAGATGCAGAATGCAAAAATTGATGTCTGGGGAGTTGGAACCAAGCTAATAACGGCCTATGACCAGCCAGCCCTTGGAGCGGTCTACAAACTTGTGGCCTTTGAGGGAGAAGACGGTATCTTGGAGGATAGGATAAAACTTTCAAATAATGCAGAGAAGGTATCGACCCCTGGTAAAAAACAGGTTTGGCGGATTACCAGCAATAAAAGAGGCAAGTCAGAGGGTGATTATATAAGTGGTGCCTCTGAAAAAGTGGCAGAACTTGATGAAATCTTCATGTTCCATCCAACCTACACCTATATAAACAAAAAATTAACTGATTTTGAGGCGGTCCCCCTTTTAGTCCCAATATTCAAGGATGGCTACTTGGTTTATGAGCTTCCAAATCTTGAGGAAATAAAACTTTATGCCAAGGAAGAGTTGGGAAAACTATGGGATGAGTACAAGAGACTCTTAAATCCAGAGGATTATCCAGTTGATTTATCACAGGAAATTTGGGATAGGAAGATGAACTTGATTGAAGAAGTTAGAAGTCAGGTGCAAAAAAAGATAAAGAAAGATAAGGAAGATAAATAAGATGACTTTACAGGAAGAAATTATTGAAGAGTTAAAGGTTAAGCCAGTGATTGATCCAGCTGAAGAAGTTAGGATATCAGTTGATTTTTTAAAGGACTACTTAAGGGAGCAGCCCTTCTTAAAAAGCTTTGTCCTTGGAATTTCTGGTGGGCAGGATTCGACCCTTTGCGGCAGGCTTGCTCAGATGGCCATTGAAGAATTGAGGGCTGAAACAGATGATTCAAGCTATCAATTTATTGCCGTAAGACTTCCTTATGGGGTTCAAGCCGATGAAGCTGATGCCCAAAAATCACTTGATTTTATTAAGGCAGATGTCCTTTATACCATTAATATCAAGGAGGCAGTTGATGCCCAGGTCAAGGCCTTAAGTGATACAGGGATTGAGGTTTCTGACTTTGTTAAAGGAAATATTAAGGCCCGCCAAAGAATGATTAGCCAGTATGCAGTTGCCGGCCAAAAGGCAGGTGCTGTTCTTGGAACAGACCATGCTGCAGAAAATATTACAGGCTTTTTCACCAAGTATGGGGATGGTGGAGCTGACCTTCTCCCAATCTTTCGCCTTAACAAAAGACAAGGTAAGGCCCTCTTAAAATATTTGGGGGCAGACCCAAGCTTTTACGAAAAAGTTCCAACAGCCGACCTTGAAGACGATAAGCCAGGTCTAGCTGACGAGGTAGCTTTAGGTGTCAGCTATGATCAAATTGATGACTATACTGAAGGAAAAGAGGTATCTCCTGAGGCCCAAGAGATTATCGAATCTTGGTGGAAAAAAGGCCAGCACAAGCGTCATTTGCCAGTAACAATCTTTGACGATTTTTGGAAAAACTAGTATGAAGAAAAAAGTTGGAATCCTTGGGGGGAACTTTAATCCAGTTCATAATGCTCACTTATTTATGGCTGATCAGGTTAAGAATTCCCTTGGTCTGGCAGAGGTTTACCTAATGCCTGAAGCCAATCCTCCCCATATTGATAAAAAAGAAACCATTGAAGCAAATCATAGGGTCAAGATGCTAGAGCTTGCCCTTGAAGGCTACCCCCAGTTGGGACTTGAGTTGACAGAGGTTGAGCGGGGTGGTATTTCCTATAGCTATGAAACCATGAAGCACTTGATTAAACTTAACCCCCAGGTCGACTACTTCTTTATTATTGGTGAGGACATGGTCGATTATTTACCAAAATGGCATAAGATTGATGAACTTATTGAACTGGTTACTTTTGTTGCCGTAAGAAGAAGTTCCCCTAAAAATAATCAGATACCTTCCAAGGAAAATTCCTATCCAGTAGTTTGGGTTGACTTGCCCTACCTTGATATATCTTCTTCTTATATCAGGGAGAAGATAAGCCAGGGAATTAGACCTAATTTCATACTTCCTGAAAATGTTCTGAAATATATTGAAAAAAACGAACTTTATCTGAAAGAAAGTCAATAAATCTACAATTAAGTCTGTATTTTTTTATATAAAAGAGTATAATGGTAGCCATTAGGTGCTGTGAAAGCCCTACATTATAGAAGGAGAGTATATGACTGAATTAACAACAAATTTTACTGAAAAATTATATGAAAACTATCAGGCAAGTGTAAAGTATCAGGCCATGGAAAATGCCCTTACCAGTAATGGATTACTTAAATCCTTAGAGACTCGTAAGGCTCGAGTAGAAAATCTGCCAGTCTTTTCACTTGATCTTACATCAGACCCGATAACCAACCAAAAACAAAGTGGTCGTTGTTGGATGTTTGCGGCCCTAAATACTTTCCGCCACAAAATCTTAAGTGATTATAAACTTGATAATTTTGAGCTTTCACAGGCTCATACCTTCTTTTGGGACAAGTATGAAAAATCAAACTGGTTCTTTGATAACATTCTTGCCACAGCTTCTGAAGACTTAGAGGACCGTAATGTTCGCTTCCTACTTGACACCCCCCAACAAGACGGTGGGCAGTGGGATATGGTCGTTGCCATCTTCCAAAAATACGGAGTTGTTCCAAAGGACATCTACCCTGAATCAGTTTCTTCAAGTGCCTCTCGCGAGCTCAACCAATACTTGAATAAGCTTTTACGCCAAGATGCTGAAATCTTACGCCAAGTAGCACGTGATGGTGGTGATACTCTTGCTAAAAAAGAAGAGCTTTTAGAAGAAGTATTTACCCTTTTAGCTACAAGCTTAGGCTTACCTCCAAAAACTTTTGACTTTGAATACAGGGATAAAAATAATGATTTCCATAAGTTACAAGGAGTAAGTCCTAAGGAATTTTACGATAAATTTGTAGGTCTTAACCTTGATGACTATGTAAGTGTTATTAATGCCCCAACTGAAGACAAACCTTATAACAGAAGCTATACAGTTGAGTTTCTTGGAAATGTTGTTGGTTCCCGCGATGTCCGTCACTTAAATGTTGACATGAGTCGCTTCAAGGAACTTGCAATCAGCCAGATGCAAAATGGTGAGACAGTTTGGTTTGGTTGTGATGTAGGTCAGCTTTCAGACCGCAAGGCAGGAGTCATGGCTTTAGATACCTATGATTTCAAGGGAGCTCTTGATATTGACTTTACTCAAACAAAGGCAGGACGTTTGAATTATTCAGAATCCCTTATGACTCATGCCATGGTTATTACAGGTGTAGACTTGGATGAAAATGGTAATTCCCTTAAATGGAAGATTGAAAATTCTTGGGGAGACAAGGTTGGTGACAAGGGATACTTCGTTGCAAGTGATGCTTGGATGGATGAATATACCTACCAAATCGTTGTTCGAAAAGATCTTCTAACAGAAGAAGAATTAAAAGCCTATGAGGCAGAGCCTCTTGTCCTAAAAGCATGGGACCCAATGGGAGCTTTAGCATAAAAAAGAAGGCCTAGCCTTCTTTTTTTCTTGTCCTTTGCTGGCTTGATTTGGCAAAAATTTGTTATTATAGGACTATGAATGAAAATACAAAGAAACTTTTAAATTTTTCTCTACCTGCCATTTTTGAAAATATTTTGCAGACCAGCCTTGGTTTTGTCGATTCAATTTTGATTTCAAAAATATCTTTGGTAGCAGTTGGAGCGGTCAGTATTTCAAATGGCCTTATTGCTCTCTATCAGGCCATCTTTATTGCCCTTACAGTCGCTATTTCAACTAGCCTATCGACTGAACTTTCTGGATCTGGCCGGCAAAAAAAAGTAAGAGTTAGTCAAACAGTTGCCTCAAGTATGAAATTATCCCTTCTTTTTGGAATTTTTATGGGACTTATATCGATTGTTTTTGCCAAAAATTTCCTAACATTTTTGGGAGCTCGCAGAGAAATTCTTGATCAGGCCCTAGTCTTTTTTAGGATTGTCGGGGGAACAAGTCTAAGTATGGTCCTCCTAACGGTTATGGCCGGGATGATTAGATCTACTGGTGATAGTAAAAGTCCCCTTTATGTCAATCTAGTTGTCAATCTTTTAAATCTGATTTTCAACTATCTTTTCATCTTTGGTTTTATGGGTCTACCAGCCCTTGGAATAGTCGGTTCGGCTCTTGGTACCAGCCTGGCTCGCCTGATTGGAGTTGTCCTTTTATTTTTGAAAATTCAAAAGACCTCAGTTAGGATTGACCTCAAAAGCCTCTATGCAAGAATCTCCCTTAAACCAATTTTTTTAAAATCCCTGCCCATTATGGGAGAGAGACTAACCATGCGGCTTGGGGATTTGGTTATTTTTGCCATAGTCATCGCTTATGGTAATCAAGTCTTTGTCGGAAATTCCATCGGAGAAACCATAACAAGCTACAATTATCTTCCAGCCTTTGGAATGGCGACAGGTATTTCTATTCTGGTTGCTCATGAATACGGGGAGAAGAATGTTTGGCAGATCAAATCCTTAACCAACTCGGGCCTAATGGTTACGAGCCTAATTTCAACTTTGCTTGGGGGGATTATTTATTTTTCAGGTTCCTACCTGAATGGTCTGTTTACAAGTGACCCACAAGTTACCAAGGCTTCAATGATTGTCCTTTTTATTTCCTTTATTTCAGAGCCTGTTGTTAGTGCTGTTCTGATCTATACGGCAAGTCTTCAGGCCATGGGGGATGTAAAAACTCCCTTTTATGCAACAAGTATTGGCATGTGGGTGATTAGGATAGGACTTGCCTATCTTTTAGGTAGCATCTTTGG is a window of Streptococcaceae bacterium ESL0729 DNA encoding:
- the macP gene encoding cell wall synthase accessory phosphoprotein MacP, with protein sequence MPKPILTDEIIREHKNKEKRLDRQIKEEMMDDTKLIRKYDKLERDLQKKQVHKSRRIENAKRSERNKNINKWIFILIILISLLTFAVLKL
- a CDS encoding 5'-methylthioadenosine/adenosylhomocysteine nucleosidase, translated to MKIGIIAAMDEELRLLTENLQSSQKAMVHGNVYYEGLLGRHEVVLVKSGIGKVMSALAVGILVDRFKVDAIINTGSAGGVGANLSVGDLVIGDRLAYNDVDVTAFGYAYGQMAGQELYYESSKYFVSELKKVTDDQAKVGLITSGDSFISSQEKVNQIKEHFPQVLAVEMEGASIAQAAHNLNKPFVILRAISDNGNEEASVSFDDFIIEAGKKSAQVILDLLKEMK
- a CDS encoding nicotinate phosphoribosyltransferase; this translates as MYTAKNDDGLALHTDLYQINMMETYFEMGISEKRAVFEVYFRKLPFENGYAVFAGLERIVDYLSNLKFTKKDLAYLEDLGYSRKFLNYLRCMKFTCTVNSAREGDLVFPNEPILQVEGPIAQCQLIETAILNIINFQTLIATKAARIRSVIDDDLLLEFGTRRAQEMDAALWGARAAVIGGADATSNVRAGKLFGIKTSGTHAHSLVQAYGSDYEAFKAYAKTHKDCVFLVDTFDTLSIGVPAAIRVARELGDTINFLGVRIDSGDMAYLSKEVRKQLDAAGFEQAKIYASNDLDENTILNLKMQNAKIDVWGVGTKLITAYDQPALGAVYKLVAFEGEDGILEDRIKLSNNAEKVSTPGKKQVWRITSNKRGKSEGDYISGASEKVAELDEIFMFHPTYTYINKKLTDFEAVPLLVPIFKDGYLVYELPNLEEIKLYAKEELGKLWDEYKRLLNPEDYPVDLSQEIWDRKMNLIEEVRSQVQKKIKKDKEDK
- the nadE gene encoding ammonia-dependent NAD(+) synthetase, with product MTLQEEIIEELKVKPVIDPAEEVRISVDFLKDYLREQPFLKSFVLGISGGQDSTLCGRLAQMAIEELRAETDDSSYQFIAVRLPYGVQADEADAQKSLDFIKADVLYTINIKEAVDAQVKALSDTGIEVSDFVKGNIKARQRMISQYAVAGQKAGAVLGTDHAAENITGFFTKYGDGGADLLPIFRLNKRQGKALLKYLGADPSFYEKVPTADLEDDKPGLADEVALGVSYDQIDDYTEGKEVSPEAQEIIESWWKKGQHKRHLPVTIFDDFWKN
- a CDS encoding nicotinate-nucleotide adenylyltransferase; this encodes MKKKVGILGGNFNPVHNAHLFMADQVKNSLGLAEVYLMPEANPPHIDKKETIEANHRVKMLELALEGYPQLGLELTEVERGGISYSYETMKHLIKLNPQVDYFFIIGEDMVDYLPKWHKIDELIELVTFVAVRRSSPKNNQIPSKENSYPVVWVDLPYLDISSSYIREKISQGIRPNFILPENVLKYIEKNELYLKESQ
- a CDS encoding aminopeptidase C — its product is MTELTTNFTEKLYENYQASVKYQAMENALTSNGLLKSLETRKARVENLPVFSLDLTSDPITNQKQSGRCWMFAALNTFRHKILSDYKLDNFELSQAHTFFWDKYEKSNWFFDNILATASEDLEDRNVRFLLDTPQQDGGQWDMVVAIFQKYGVVPKDIYPESVSSSASRELNQYLNKLLRQDAEILRQVARDGGDTLAKKEELLEEVFTLLATSLGLPPKTFDFEYRDKNNDFHKLQGVSPKEFYDKFVGLNLDDYVSVINAPTEDKPYNRSYTVEFLGNVVGSRDVRHLNVDMSRFKELAISQMQNGETVWFGCDVGQLSDRKAGVMALDTYDFKGALDIDFTQTKAGRLNYSESLMTHAMVITGVDLDENGNSLKWKIENSWGDKVGDKGYFVASDAWMDEYTYQIVVRKDLLTEEELKAYEAEPLVLKAWDPMGALA
- a CDS encoding MATE family efflux transporter, whose translation is MNENTKKLLNFSLPAIFENILQTSLGFVDSILISKISLVAVGAVSISNGLIALYQAIFIALTVAISTSLSTELSGSGRQKKVRVSQTVASSMKLSLLFGIFMGLISIVFAKNFLTFLGARREILDQALVFFRIVGGTSLSMVLLTVMAGMIRSTGDSKSPLYVNLVVNLLNLIFNYLFIFGFMGLPALGIVGSALGTSLARLIGVVLLFLKIQKTSVRIDLKSLYARISLKPIFLKSLPIMGERLTMRLGDLVIFAIVIAYGNQVFVGNSIGETITSYNYLPAFGMATGISILVAHEYGEKNVWQIKSLTNSGLMVTSLISTLLGGIIYFSGSYLNGLFTSDPQVTKASMIVLFISFISEPVVSAVLIYTASLQAMGDVKTPFYATSIGMWVIRIGLAYLLGSIFGLELLGVWLATLIDNIFRYGLLKRTYRNKIASL